One Candidatus Binatia bacterium DNA segment encodes these proteins:
- the leuB gene encoding 3-isopropylmalate dehydrogenase, translated as MSAKIAVFPGDGIGPEVTRETVACLRKLDESAGIGFEFEEALLGGCAIDALGIPLPPETVALAKDSDACLLGAVGGPKWDDPRAKVRPEQALLGIRKELELFANLRPVTLNEALLDASTLKPEVVRGVDLLVIRELTGGIYFGEPSERRDGPHGREAVDTLFYTEGEVRRVVEVAFDLARKRRGKVTSVDKANVLSSSRLWREVAHEVAAENKDVDYEDLLVDAMAMHLIRRPRDFDVVVTENLFGDILTDEAAMLPGSMGLLPSASLGTRRGEVQVAGETRPTIFGLYEPIHGSAPDIAGKGLANPLAAILSAAMMLRFSLGQDEAAARLEGAVDAVLAAGLRTADMAIEGESPISTTAMGQAVCEQIG; from the coding sequence TTGAGCGCCAAGATTGCGGTATTCCCCGGTGATGGCATCGGACCAGAAGTGACCCGGGAGACGGTGGCCTGTCTCCGGAAACTGGATGAATCAGCCGGTATCGGTTTCGAATTTGAAGAGGCTCTTCTCGGGGGCTGCGCGATTGATGCTCTGGGGATTCCTCTCCCGCCAGAAACCGTGGCACTGGCCAAGGACTCCGACGCATGTCTTCTGGGCGCAGTCGGTGGGCCGAAATGGGATGACCCTCGGGCGAAGGTGCGTCCGGAACAAGCCTTGCTCGGGATTCGCAAGGAATTGGAGCTTTTCGCGAATCTTCGGCCGGTGACATTGAACGAGGCCCTCCTCGATGCGTCAACGCTGAAGCCCGAGGTTGTTCGCGGGGTTGACCTCCTGGTGATCCGGGAGCTGACCGGCGGCATTTACTTCGGCGAGCCGAGTGAACGTCGAGATGGTCCCCACGGACGCGAAGCCGTCGACACACTTTTCTACACGGAAGGAGAGGTTCGCCGCGTGGTGGAAGTCGCCTTTGATCTCGCTCGCAAGCGCCGTGGGAAAGTGACTTCGGTCGACAAGGCGAACGTGCTTTCGAGTTCGCGTTTGTGGCGCGAGGTGGCTCACGAAGTCGCTGCGGAAAACAAGGATGTGGATTACGAGGATCTGCTGGTTGATGCGATGGCGATGCATTTGATCCGGCGCCCTCGCGATTTCGATGTCGTGGTGACGGAGAATCTATTCGGAGACATTCTGACGGATGAGGCCGCGATGCTTCCGGGCTCAATGGGACTTTTGCCATCCGCTTCGCTCGGTACAAGGCGAGGCGAGGTTCAGGTGGCCGGGGAGACGCGTCCGACGATTTTCGGACTTTATGAACCGATTCACGGAAGTGCGCCGGACATCGCCGGCAAGGGGTTGGCGAATCCGTTGGCAGCGATTCTGTCGGCGGCCATGATGCTCAGATTCTCTTTGGGGCAGGATGAGGCCGCGGCGCGACTTGAAGGTGCGGTGGATGCAGTGCTCGCTGCAGGTCTCCGGACAGCCGATATGGCCATCGAGGGCGAATCTCCAATATCGACGACGGCAATGGGCCAAGCCGTGTGTGAACAGATCGGCTGA
- a CDS encoding Asd/ArgC dimerization domain-containing protein → MASIFIIGGSEDLAAEVLGELLSRGHDPEQFRLLHDSATAGEFVAVGETRFRVELASEEALEEAEAAIFLGDGLLAKDFVPLLAERGTLVVDASPYSRRMGLGTLVVPEVNGELLGAEGRSQLFAFPMATTVGLAIALAPLHAFAAIRRVVATVFEPASQRGPAGIEMLSRQSVAMVSGEGVDREKHPETFAFNVRPQAAGPEGEGWAFDERMVCQEIESLFPQPAFDVFLTITRVPVFVGAAQSLWVEFDSNVSLEEVQEALRGAPSILVAGDELPEATDEEAQLVLADEEAGPLDVAGSSAVHVARLRLDPLRSDCLGMWIAFDDMRKGVALGVASVFERAWGRYGPEY, encoded by the coding sequence GTGGCTTCCATTTTTATTATCGGGGGTAGCGAAGATCTCGCGGCCGAGGTTCTCGGCGAATTGCTCTCTCGTGGCCATGATCCCGAGCAATTCCGGTTGCTCCACGACAGCGCCACAGCAGGAGAATTTGTTGCCGTTGGCGAGACCAGGTTTCGCGTGGAGCTTGCGAGCGAAGAAGCCCTGGAAGAGGCAGAAGCGGCTATCTTTCTGGGTGACGGGCTTCTGGCCAAGGATTTTGTCCCGCTCCTGGCCGAGCGGGGAACTCTGGTGGTGGATGCGAGTCCCTACTCGCGTCGCATGGGGCTGGGCACGCTTGTCGTACCCGAAGTGAACGGGGAGTTGCTGGGAGCGGAGGGTCGTTCCCAACTCTTTGCGTTTCCGATGGCGACGACGGTGGGATTGGCGATCGCTTTGGCCCCTCTACACGCATTTGCCGCGATTCGCAGAGTGGTGGCGACTGTTTTCGAGCCAGCCTCCCAACGCGGGCCCGCGGGAATCGAAATGTTGTCACGGCAGTCGGTAGCGATGGTCTCCGGTGAGGGGGTCGATCGCGAGAAACATCCCGAGACCTTCGCCTTCAATGTTCGACCACAGGCTGCGGGACCAGAGGGCGAAGGTTGGGCTTTCGATGAGCGGATGGTGTGTCAGGAAATCGAGTCGCTTTTCCCGCAACCCGCTTTCGACGTTTTTCTGACGATCACGCGCGTGCCGGTTTTCGTCGGAGCCGCCCAGTCACTTTGGGTCGAATTCGACAGCAACGTTTCGCTCGAGGAAGTTCAGGAGGCGTTGCGCGGCGCACCGAGCATTCTGGTCGCTGGAGACGAGCTTCCCGAGGCTACCGACGAGGAGGCGCAACTCGTGCTGGCGGATGAGGAGGCCGGTCCGCTCGACGTCGCCGGATCGAGTGCCGTCCATGTGGCACGTTTGCGGCTCGATCCGCTGCGTTCGGATTGTCTCGGAATGTGGATTGCCTTCGATGATATGCGCAAGGGGGTCGCGCTCGGAGTTGCCAGCGTGTTCGAACGGGCCTGGGGTCGGTACGGCCCGGAGTATTGA
- the truA gene encoding tRNA pseudouridine(38-40) synthase TruA, producing MRWRAVVAYDGTGFVGWQTQSGNGRTVQEELEGCLSTVLREEIRVEAAGRTDTGVHARGQVIAFDHAESIEDVPRALHSINSILSSEIRVYEFRQADPDFDPRRHAVRRTYRYRIWNAPFSSPFEVRTSWHVRELLEIDSMREAARALPGRHDFFSFQTADNIVRPSVRELMVAEVHRELSLVEVEITANAFCRGMVRNLVGQLVEIGRGRAPVSSMAGLLAERDRSHAAPAAPPQGLFLERVDYS from the coding sequence ATGCGCTGGCGGGCAGTAGTGGCTTATGACGGGACCGGCTTTGTCGGATGGCAGACTCAAAGCGGTAACGGTCGGACGGTTCAGGAGGAACTCGAAGGCTGTTTGAGTACCGTGCTGCGAGAAGAGATTCGTGTCGAGGCAGCCGGACGCACCGATACAGGCGTCCATGCTCGCGGACAGGTCATCGCCTTCGACCACGCGGAATCAATCGAGGACGTCCCGCGAGCTCTCCATTCGATCAACTCGATTCTTTCGTCCGAAATCCGGGTTTACGAGTTCAGGCAAGCGGATCCGGACTTCGATCCGCGGCGTCATGCCGTGCGGCGGACTTATCGGTATCGGATCTGGAACGCACCGTTCAGCTCGCCATTCGAAGTGCGTACGTCGTGGCACGTGCGCGAATTGCTTGAGATCGACAGCATGCGGGAGGCGGCACGCGCGCTCCCCGGACGTCATGATTTTTTCAGCTTTCAAACTGCCGATAACATCGTGCGGCCAAGCGTGCGTGAATTGATGGTCGCCGAGGTTCACCGGGAATTGTCCCTGGTTGAGGTCGAGATCACCGCGAACGCCTTCTGCCGGGGGATGGTCCGTAACCTTGTCGGGCAACTCGTTGAGATTGGCAGGGGACGAGCTCCGGTGTCTTCCATGGCCGGGCTATTGGCCGAACGGGACCGCAGTCATGCCGCTCCTGCGGCCCCGCCGCAGGGTTTGTTTCTCGAAAGGGTGGATTATTCATGA
- a CDS encoding aminotransferase class I/II-fold pyridoxal phosphate-dependent enzyme produces MSKSGAHKSLRRSLATQAVHSGETESRQSNAITTPIVQTSTYVFRDTAELIEHMSGQKPREEYGRYGNPTQKVAETKCAALEGAAAGLAFSSGMSAITTTLFAMLRQGQHIVMTDDCYRRTRQFCRGTLSKFGIEVSIVPTGDYAALEEAIRPGSTRVLISETPTNPYLKVVDMERLADIAKKHGLISIIDSTFATPVNQRPLEHGIDLVLHSATKYMAGHNDIMAGIILGSEPLIDAIRECQGVLGGVLDPHAAYLLIRGLKTLPIRVAQQNASALRIAHMLEAHPNVVRAYYCGLPSHEGHEIAARQMTGFGGVVSFEFAGGLEETSAVVDKARIFQIAPSLGGAESLIEQPALMSFFELSSEERLAIGIKDNLIRIAVGLEDSDDLTADLQEALD; encoded by the coding sequence ATGAGCAAGTCAGGTGCTCATAAATCGCTTCGACGCAGTCTGGCGACACAGGCTGTACACAGCGGCGAGACGGAGTCTCGCCAGAGCAACGCGATCACGACGCCGATCGTTCAAACCTCGACATACGTTTTCCGCGACACCGCAGAATTGATCGAGCATATGTCCGGCCAGAAGCCTCGCGAGGAGTATGGCAGGTACGGCAACCCGACCCAGAAAGTCGCCGAAACCAAATGCGCCGCGCTCGAAGGTGCCGCGGCCGGTCTCGCATTCTCCTCCGGGATGTCGGCGATCACCACGACTCTGTTTGCCATGCTGCGACAGGGCCAGCATATCGTCATGACGGACGACTGCTATCGCCGCACTCGCCAGTTCTGCCGCGGCACACTCAGCAAATTCGGCATCGAGGTCAGCATCGTCCCAACCGGAGATTATGCCGCTCTCGAAGAGGCGATTCGACCCGGGAGCACGCGGGTCCTCATCAGCGAAACCCCCACGAACCCCTACCTCAAGGTCGTCGATATGGAACGCCTGGCCGATATCGCAAAGAAGCATGGCCTCATCTCCATCATCGACTCTACCTTCGCCACCCCGGTCAATCAGAGACCGCTTGAGCACGGCATTGATCTCGTCTTGCACTCGGCGACCAAATACATGGCTGGCCACAACGACATCATGGCGGGCATCATCCTTGGATCCGAACCTCTGATCGACGCAATCCGCGAATGCCAGGGGGTTCTCGGCGGGGTTCTCGACCCACATGCGGCATACCTGCTGATTCGAGGGCTCAAAACGCTACCGATTCGCGTCGCCCAACAGAACGCATCCGCCTTGCGTATCGCGCATATGCTCGAAGCCCATCCAAACGTCGTGCGAGCCTACTATTGCGGACTGCCGAGCCACGAGGGCCACGAGATTGCGGCACGGCAAATGACCGGGTTCGGAGGTGTCGTCAGCTTCGAATTTGCCGGTGGTCTGGAAGAGACATCCGCTGTGGTCGACAAGGCTCGGATTTTCCAGATTGCGCCTTCTCTCGGAGGCGCGGAATCTCTGATCGAACAACCGGCTTTGATGAGCTTCTTCGAGCTCAGCTCCGAGGAGCGTCTGGCAATCGGCATCAAGGACAATCTGATTCGAATCGCCGTTGGCCTCGAAGATTCCGACGATCTGACCGCCGACCTCCAAGAAGCCCTCGACTGA